The following is a genomic window from Rhinoraja longicauda isolate Sanriku21f unplaced genomic scaffold, sRhiLon1.1 Scf000972, whole genome shotgun sequence.
caagaacaatggaaaaggtataagctttaccttgcttgatggcATCAGATGCTTCTGCCAATACCGTGTTGTACAAAAAAGGAGTTTCAAAATTTTCAAGCAGCAAGTGACCATCTACCACCGACTGTGGGTTGGCTTCAACACcaactctgcaaatatttaacagctggttataaactgagcgtTAGAAATATATTGGGCTGTTGAACAAAGCAATAGACATTATACAATATGtggagcaggaggccattcggcccttcgagccagaacctccattcaatgtgatcatggctgatcattctcaatcagtacccctttcctgccttctccccataccccctgactccactatccttaagagctctatctagctctcacttgaatgcatccagagaactggcctccactgccttctgaggcagagaattccacagatttacaactctctgactgaaaaagttttccctcacctccgttctaaatggcctacccttattcttaaactgtggcccctagttctggactcccccaacattgggaacatgtttcctgcctctaacgtgtccaaccccttaataatcttatatgtttcaataagatctcctctcatccttctaaattccagtgtatacaagcctagtcgctctcgtctttcaacatatgacagcctcaagctcatccactttattttttatacttcgcgcatttaaatacagcaCTTtaccttcggtattcacctcccctctcacacctgttACAATTTGCCCTGACCttgctctcttatcccatctagaacttcccttcccatttattcaagagtcctttgcaatttctcatgtattcgcttcccctttaactccatcttcatattcccaatttgtcaacccctgcccctcactactcagtttaaagccacacatgcagcactagcaaacctgcctgccagaatgttggtccccttgctgttaaggtgcaatgttacaatgttacaatgaggtgcaatgttacaatgttacaatgaggtgcaatgttacaatgaggtgcaatgttacaatgttacaatgaggtgcaatgttacaatgttacaatgaggtgcaatgttacaatgaggtgcaatgttacaatgttacaatgaggtgcaatgttacaatgttacaatgaggtgcaatgttacaataaggtgcaatgttacaataaggtgcaatgttacaaaaccttacaatgtttccatcaagagcatgtcctaccttcgcttgcgaccagcttcctcctgaaagaaataaaacacaaatctcaattgactgagatggaccgtcctattcccgacagcgggaatttgtccacatttccacagccctctgataattcccattccccaactcttatcaccgctgtcatgcagatagaaagcggacattaccgtcgagacgtagaacgaagggggaaagcataaggaatgttcatgagaatgacgccataactgagaggatggaactcaatgcaaagactgcGCAGGTCGTGGGAGTTTATGcgaagatgtcaggaatgatgagataagatttaagtttatcggtggatttaaatgggtgaggatgaaataatatgtctaatcgatgggagagcaaaaatcaaagctgaaatgtaacgcggtctttaacaaataccaaaaggaatgcagtcatgagaacatggacctcactcgcattggagggactgaagccaacagcagagataatttaagggcaAGTGGGATAATCACGTGggcactcctggaattcggggtattgttactgagtgcggtgagtagatgggagggattttgaatggagcagaaatcttgactggataggatgggctgaatggcctgtctatgatgtagaatgggaagtcattctatggtgaacaaaggtgggtaaaacaaacagagcaaattcccccaaggtgaccgcccactgctgatgggaaccggatgttgatgatcaatctgctgtgtgcgccacgttcaagatttcaatgttaatccccacactgtggtcatggctgatttagcccaggactgaactcctCTGCTTTGTCcaattccctttgatttcagttccctgaatgttcaaaaatgtatcttcctctggtataaatacatttaacaggtTAAAACTCTCAGAGTCTCTGGGTTGGagagtcccagagatttactgccctctgtccattcgtgGTCCTTGTGTTCAGATtaggatcacccgtcgtagttctgaactccacagaatacaaacacctctctacattctggccaggcagtcctgagatcccatagattacgCGGGAGGCCAACAACTGGAACAGAAAGaccatttacccagttctcaattactggtaaaggcagcatttatttctgaaatgtcaccaccattttgtgactgtgtcctttcacttcatcagactgtagtgtcacccctcaccttcagaaacaccacattgtccttttgatccatctgttgttgcaacttaaagagttcctcctgaatagattttaaattctcttctatctccccaagatttttcttcattcttttcagaatcctcttctcttcctcccggatatctgccagtacccgctgctctttctcagtgagaatctggtgcagttcagcaaactgggatgtgatcttggactgaaggttgtgtgactgttcctgtgaaatgaaaggtgaagatcaatatttcatgtaACTGATTATGGTTCCTCGCTTATTTACTGGTGACATTTGacctgtgcatttttatttgctttggcaattcaatagtttttctaaatgcttctaacatatcgtgagggtaatcttacaacccatcaatcctctacccataatgcaattcccagctgcctattccttctcacgtgtccattaattcccatttatccacccaccaccccctagtggggtgcctctaggctcattgctgggaccgcagttatttacaatatatattaacgatttagacgagggaattaaatgtaatatctccaagtttgcagatgccacaaagctgggcggcagtgtgagctgcgaggaggatgttgtgaggctgcagggtgagttggataggttgggtgagtgggcagatgatgGCAGATGCACtaaaatatggataaatgtgacgttatgcacttttgtggcaagaacaagaaggtagattattaGATTGGgactccttgttcatcagtcacttaaagttaggatgcaggtacatcaggcagtgaaagtaagcatgcaggtagagcaggcagtgaagaaacctaatggcatgttggccttcattgtgagaggatttgggttttggagcaaggaggtcctactgcagttgtgcagggtcctgttgagaccacacctggaatattgtgtgcagttttggtctcctaaattaaggaaggacattcttgctattgatggagtgcagtgtaggttcatcaggttaattaccgggatggcaggactgacacataatgaaagaattggtcgactgggcttgtattcactggaatttcgaaggatgagcggggatcttatagaaacatgtaaaattcttaagggattggagaggctagatgtgggaaaaatgttcctgatgttgggggagtccagaaccaggggttatagttaaagaataaggggtaggtcatgatcatattgaatggtggtgttggctcgaagggccaaatggcctactcctgcacctatttttctatattctgTTTAGgattgatataataataatatattcctttattcgtcccacacgggtgaaatttacaatgagatgaggaaaaaaatttcacccgaagagttgtgaatctatggaattctctgcctcggaaagcagtggaggccaataccctggatgttttcaagcgttaGATGTAGCTATttgggctcacggaatcaaggaatatgggggagaagcagaaacggggtacggaatttggatgatcagccatgatcatactaaatggcggtgctggcttgaagggccgaatggcctactcctgcacctattgtctctgcagcgcccgaggtcaggatcgaacccggtccccAGAACTGGGAGACAACAGCACTACTtgcgtcactgcgctgccctgttattacacgcgtcacagggatcaaacctgcacaagatcaggaaatcgaaacttaaagcctcaccagaactccagaaatcttctctttctgttgttgctccatttgctggatccctgatttatcttttgtgagagactggatggaagatttcacctgatcctggaattgtgtttgggaatcagaaaattaaatggttgaacagtaaaaatggaattaaacaatgatgcgattaaaatcggtttgcttttaccttgtggttttcaacagcttctttaaccggcatgaagctgtgagacttgtgttcccgcccagctgcacaaatcacacagatcagcttcttatcagtttcacaaaacagcttcagttcttcctgatgttcctcgcagtgaggtTTACTTTCCTCCTCTGtctgattcaggctcagtgttcgagtttTCTCagtcagtctcgccaaggcccgattcaccctgagggtgcggtctgtaaactcctctctacattccgggcaggagtttctctcctccctgtcccaactctgtgtgatacaggagcggcagaagttgtgcccacagtccagtgtaaccggatcggtgaagaaatccaggcagatgggacaaactacctcctccgttaaactctcgaccaggtctttcgaagccatttttactccgccacttcctggttcaaattctttggcgcagctgctgaacccttgcagtatcggggcacggctgaggggaggcggagctcagccccgtcaatcacagccctgaccagtaagtggatgctatttgatacaagctgcctgtaaatttcattcccttaaactaaatacatcagtgtttcccatcgtgaattgttcattatattaggctgaacaatgatattatatccacggcaaacactgttatttcatttaacagtttcatgtgcaaacttgaattcaactcaatgagccaattatactctattgtcacatgaaccaagggacagtgaaatgctttgcttttgcttgcaatccggtaaaatacaaacctcccccaggcagtgcagagagagtcgccacgtttctggggccgacaaagttgcgggatgtttatggaactgtctatatttccccgcagcggcgaaccaggtcccgccgcacgaggcagcaggcggccccgcgccgccccccttccccctcggCTCTAATTTTTGCACAGTGGGGGCAAATTTCAAGGGTCATGTtttatcacacagggtggtgggtgcctggaacgtgctgctggagtggtggcattgcatagtctgatctgggctgaagggactgatctagttctttgtggccatcaactaaaccgacaggttcattatagctcccattcccagctcctcccccacaaccattaggttcttggaccgacctgcagtgcccgcgtttggcccatatccctccaaacctgccccatccatgtatctgtccaactacttcgtaaacgttgtgataatctctgcccaactacctcctgcagcagctcgttccatatacccgccacccatattgtgttacccctcaggttcctattaaatcattccaccctcaccttaaacttgtgtcctctggttctcgattcctctactcttggcaagagactgtacatcttcccgatctgttcctctcgtgtttttttagtcctctctaaggtcatccctcatcctcctgcgcaccaaggtagagagttccagcctgctcaacctctcctgatagctcgggcccttgagtcctggcaacatcctcgtaaaacctctttccctctgattatgcgcactcattattgcaataacaggacgttgcattgtcgataaaccgccgttcatcacagatggggatgtttagaattgcacaacgctcaggtttgttgacttcccatcagcgtctgaagcaattgaagcctgattggggcaggcactccaccaacacgcgcagtggaggacaagcccatgtcagcatcaaacacgctgaagtggaaatggtgaagggcatcaggctccttggcgtaaatatcatcaacgatctATGGCGGACCAACCACACTGCAGACACAGCAAAGACGCCGCACCGACACCTGTACTTCATCAGTGGACTGAGGCAATTCGGCATGTCGCCAAACATGTGGTCAGGACAAGACAGGCAGATCTAgaggcagagattgagtaggttgtgactctattccttggagtgcaggaggatgaagggtaaccttatagagctgtatatggtcatgagaggaatagattgggtgaacagagtctcttgcccagagtaggtgattcgaggaccagacgacttaggtttaaggtgaaggggaaaagatttaataagaacctgagcggtaactttttggcacaatgattggtggatttgtggaacaaactgccagaggatgtggttgaggcagggactatcccatcatttaaggagcagttagacaggtacatggatgggccaggtttggagggatatggaccaaaagctgggactagtgtagctggaacatgttggctgctgtctcactctttcattctattactctggcaaacctccaagattcaccataaaatgcgcactgtctgtttgcgtcgcagcttggtttgggaaaagagcgcgagaaatttcagagaattgtggatgaggccctgaccagactccatctgcacttatttctgcctcggagaagcagacaacataatcaaatacgtcccaccccggccattcccttttctccctgctcttgttgggcagaaggtacagaaccttgggagggcgcactgccagtctcaggggcagcctcctcccctctgttatcgggcttctgaacggtc
Proteins encoded in this region:
- the LOC144591386 gene encoding zinc-binding protein A33-like, which gives rise to MASKDLVESLTEEVVCPICLDFFTDPVTLDCGHNFCRSCITQSWDREERNSCPECREEFTDRTLRVNRALARLTEKTRTLSLNQTEEESKPHCEEHQEELKLFCETDKKLICVICAAGREHKSHSFMPVKEAVENHKDQVKSSIQSLTKDKSGIQQMEQQQKEKISGVLEQSHNLQSKITSQFAELHQILTEKEQRVLADIREEEKRILKRMKKNLGEIEENLKSIQEELFKLQQQMDQKDNVVFLKEEAGRKRRVGVEANPQSVVDGHLLLENFETPFLYNTVLAEASDAIKQ